A window from Leptothermofonsia sichuanensis E412 encodes these proteins:
- a CDS encoding glycosyl transferase, translated as MPYPILYIAVTNHGFGHATRSAAIAAEVKRLCPDITVILATTAPYWLLESYIQTDFIHRPRAFDVGVLQSDSVTMDKSATLEKLHQIRSQQNSLIASEVSFLKQNRVGLILADIPPIATLMAKAAGIPCWMCSNFGFDFIYRPWGGAFVEIADWVADCFRQCDRLFRLPLHEPMSAFPVVTDVGFTGGSPRYSIEEVRERFEISVPQERTVLMTFGGLGLSQIPYHNLERFPDWQFLTFDRNAPALPNLRQIIDNRYRPVDLMPICGRVLSKPGYSTFSEACRTGTPLISITRDDFAEARILIECVQHYLPHQVLTPSEFFEGPWEFLHQPMQPPQPPQEAVTDGNQTVAQAVINFLQSA; from the coding sequence ATGCCTTACCCCATTCTTTACATTGCTGTGACAAACCACGGGTTTGGTCACGCAACCCGCTCGGCTGCGATTGCTGCCGAAGTCAAACGGCTCTGTCCCGATATCACGGTTATCCTGGCAACAACGGCTCCCTACTGGTTATTGGAGTCCTACATTCAAACTGACTTTATCCATCGTCCGCGTGCGTTTGATGTTGGCGTTTTGCAGAGCGATAGCGTCACGATGGATAAGTCTGCCACCCTGGAAAAACTCCACCAGATCCGGTCTCAACAAAACAGTCTGATAGCCTCTGAAGTTAGCTTCCTCAAACAGAACCGGGTCGGGTTGATTCTGGCAGATATCCCCCCGATCGCAACTTTGATGGCGAAGGCGGCTGGCATTCCCTGCTGGATGTGCAGCAATTTTGGCTTTGATTTTATCTATCGTCCCTGGGGCGGTGCCTTTGTGGAAATAGCCGACTGGGTGGCGGACTGTTTTCGTCAGTGCGATCGCCTGTTTCGGCTACCATTGCACGAACCCATGAGTGCTTTTCCCGTAGTTACAGATGTAGGTTTTACGGGAGGCTCCCCCCGCTACAGCATAGAGGAGGTTCGAGAAAGGTTTGAAATTAGTGTGCCACAGGAACGGACTGTTCTCATGACCTTTGGGGGGTTAGGACTGAGCCAAATTCCCTATCACAATCTGGAACGGTTTCCTGACTGGCAGTTTTTGACCTTTGACCGCAATGCTCCTGCCCTACCCAACCTGCGTCAAATCATTGATAATCGCTATCGTCCGGTTGACCTGATGCCCATTTGCGGACGAGTCCTTTCCAAGCCAGGCTACAGCACTTTTTCGGAAGCCTGTCGCACAGGCACCCCCCTCATCTCCATCACCCGTGACGACTTTGCGGAAGCCAGGATTTTAATTGAGTGTGTTCAGCACTATCTTCCCCATCAGGTGTTAACTCCATCCGAATTTTTTGAAGGGCCGTGGGAATTTCTGCACCAACCCATGCAGCCACCCCAGCCACCCCAGGAAGCAGTGACCGATGGAAACCAAACTGTTGCCCAGGCTGTGATCAACTTTCTCCAAAGCGCGTAA
- a CDS encoding glycoside hydrolase family 57 protein: MSIGYLALVLHAHLPFVRHPESDYVLEEEWLYEAITETYIPLLQVFEGLKRDGIDFKITMSMTPPLVSMLLDPLLQERYDNHLAKLEELAEMEIERNAFNGHLRYLAEHYAKEFNQVRHVWEKYDRNLVKAFNLFAESNNLEIITCGATHGYLPLMKMYPQAVWAQIKVAVEHYEQTFGRPAKGIWLPECAYYEGVERMLADAGLRYFLTDGHGILYARPRPRFGTYAPVFTPAGVAAFGRDHESSQQVWSSEVGYPGAHEYREFYRDLGWDAEYEYIKPYVMPNGQRKNVGIKYHKITGRGLGLGDKQLYDPYWAKEKAAEHAGNFSYNRERQVEHLYGIMQRKPIIVSPYDAELFGHWWYEGPWFIDFLFRKAWFDQHTYSMIHLADYLQDNPTQQVCMPSQSSWGFKGFHEYWLNNTNAWIYPHLHKAAERMIDLAKQEPADELEWRAMNQAARELLLAQSSDWAFIMCTGTMVPYAVRRTKSHLMRFHKLYDEVKQGKVDSGWLEKVEAIDNIFPDINYRVYRPM; the protein is encoded by the coding sequence ATGAGTATTGGATATCTCGCCCTTGTTCTGCATGCTCACCTGCCCTTTGTTCGCCACCCAGAAAGCGACTACGTTCTGGAAGAGGAATGGCTGTACGAGGCAATTACAGAAACCTACATTCCCTTACTTCAGGTATTTGAGGGGCTGAAACGGGATGGCATTGACTTCAAAATCACCATGAGCATGACGCCGCCCCTGGTGTCCATGCTTCTGGATCCCCTCTTGCAAGAGCGCTACGATAACCACCTCGCCAAACTGGAAGAACTGGCAGAGATGGAAATTGAGCGGAATGCCTTTAATGGTCATCTTCGCTATCTGGCAGAGCATTACGCCAAGGAATTTAACCAGGTTCGCCACGTCTGGGAGAAGTACGATCGCAATCTGGTTAAGGCGTTTAACCTGTTTGCCGAGTCCAATAATCTGGAGATCATCACCTGTGGAGCCACCCACGGCTACCTGCCATTAATGAAGATGTATCCCCAGGCAGTCTGGGCGCAGATCAAAGTTGCAGTTGAACATTACGAGCAGACCTTTGGGCGTCCGGCAAAAGGAATCTGGCTGCCGGAATGTGCCTACTATGAAGGGGTGGAGCGCATGCTGGCAGATGCTGGATTGCGTTACTTTCTCACTGACGGTCATGGAATTCTATACGCTCGTCCCCGCCCTCGCTTTGGCACCTATGCGCCAGTATTTACCCCCGCCGGGGTTGCAGCATTTGGGCGAGATCACGAGTCTTCTCAACAGGTCTGGTCGTCAGAGGTCGGCTATCCGGGAGCCCATGAGTATCGGGAGTTCTACCGGGATCTGGGCTGGGATGCCGAATATGAATATATTAAACCCTACGTTATGCCCAATGGACAGCGGAAAAACGTTGGGATTAAGTACCACAAGATCACCGGCAGGGGGTTAGGGCTGGGAGATAAGCAACTCTATGATCCTTACTGGGCAAAGGAGAAAGCCGCAGAGCACGCTGGCAATTTCTCCTATAACCGGGAACGCCAGGTTGAGCATCTGTATGGCATTATGCAGCGCAAGCCGATCATCGTCTCCCCCTATGATGCAGAACTCTTCGGACACTGGTGGTATGAGGGTCCCTGGTTCATTGACTTCCTGTTCCGCAAAGCCTGGTTCGACCAGCACACCTATTCCATGATCCATCTGGCAGACTACCTGCAAGATAATCCCACCCAGCAGGTGTGTATGCCATCTCAGTCCAGTTGGGGATTCAAAGGTTTCCATGAGTACTGGCTGAACAATACCAACGCCTGGATCTATCCTCATTTGCATAAAGCCGCAGAACGAATGATTGACCTGGCAAAACAGGAACCAGCCGATGAGTTGGAGTGGCGGGCAATGAACCAGGCAGCCAGGGAATTACTCCTGGCACAATCCTCTGACTGGGCATTCATTATGTGCACTGGCACGATGGTGCCCTATGCTGTGCGGCGGACGAAATCGCACCTGATGCGCTTCCACAAGCTGTATGACGAGGTAAAGCAGGGTAAGGTTGATTCCGGGTGGCTGGAGAAGGTTGAGGCGATCGACAATATTTTTCCAGACATTAACTATCGCGTCTACCGCCCAATGTGA
- a CDS encoding peptidylprolyl isomerase — translation MPSLSTLFDMALKAFDRFQHWLRAGVTLVLLLVLSLGLGAAAKRPSSMPAGNAITDGRALLRNALPIDNPAVRELQKSLEDISEQLRAQRRWGGVSGDISKASRILGTREADLLASVPEPRKAAAESLLAQLKDGISRLQAASDAKDREQTLTERGNLLILVGQLEELMVDKFPFEVPKEYSHLPQLKGRATVEFVTNKGRLVAVVDGYSAPVTAGNFVDLVQRGFYNGLPFTRQEDSYVLQVGDPPGPEVGFVDPTTKEYRAIPLEVLVQGDDAPTYGITLEDAGRYKDLPVLPFSAYGALAMARPGDDPNGGSSQFFFFLFEPELTPAGLNLLDGRYAVFGFVIEGKEVLGQLKAGDKIESAKVIQGLENLVEPGTA, via the coding sequence ATGCCGAGTTTGAGCACTTTATTTGATATGGCATTAAAAGCATTTGACCGCTTTCAACACTGGCTGCGAGCCGGAGTGACGCTGGTACTGTTGCTGGTTCTGTCCCTGGGACTGGGCGCAGCCGCCAAACGCCCCAGCAGTATGCCCGCCGGAAACGCCATTACAGATGGCAGGGCGCTATTGCGTAATGCACTCCCAATTGATAATCCGGCGGTCCGGGAACTGCAAAAGAGCCTGGAGGATATTTCAGAGCAGCTTCGGGCACAGAGACGTTGGGGAGGCGTTTCGGGAGACATCAGCAAGGCATCCCGTATCTTAGGTACCCGTGAGGCAGACTTACTGGCCAGTGTCCCTGAACCGCGGAAAGCAGCAGCGGAAAGCCTGTTGGCTCAACTGAAGGATGGCATTTCCCGACTACAGGCTGCCAGTGATGCCAAAGACCGGGAACAAACTCTCACCGAGCGGGGAAATTTGTTGATTCTGGTGGGGCAACTTGAAGAACTCATGGTTGACAAATTTCCCTTTGAAGTGCCCAAAGAATATAGCCATCTGCCCCAACTTAAAGGGCGTGCGACCGTTGAGTTTGTGACAAACAAGGGCAGACTGGTTGCCGTGGTGGATGGCTACAGTGCCCCAGTGACTGCCGGTAATTTTGTGGATCTGGTACAGCGGGGTTTCTACAACGGATTACCCTTTACCCGTCAGGAAGATTCCTATGTTTTGCAGGTGGGCGATCCACCAGGACCGGAGGTAGGTTTTGTCGATCCCACAACCAAGGAGTATCGCGCAATTCCCCTGGAAGTGCTGGTGCAGGGAGATGATGCTCCAACCTATGGAATCACCCTGGAGGATGCTGGACGCTATAAGGATTTACCTGTTCTTCCCTTTTCTGCCTATGGTGCCCTGGCAATGGCCCGTCCTGGTGATGATCCGAATGGAGGGTCCTCTCAGTTCTTCTTTTTCCTGTTTGAGCCAGAGTTAACTCCCGCAGGCTTGAACCTGTTGGATGGACGTTATGCTGTCTTTGGTTTTGTGATTGAGGGTAAAGAGGTTTTGGGTCAACTGAAAGCAGGAGACAAAATTGAATCTGCCAAAGTGATCCAGGGGCTAGAAAATCTGGTGGAGCCAGGTACAGCCTGA
- the accB gene encoding acetyl-CoA carboxylase biotin carboxyl carrier protein: MPLDLNELRDLLTAISQTDIAELTLKSADFELTVRRGFQGQTGEATSSILEGAPAAVVPPAGGGMGAATKGGAEVLMPPSAQSSPPPTSDRRLSEIVSPMVGTFYRSPAPDEPPFVELGDRIRKGQTVCIIEAMKLMNELESEVAGEIVEILVQNGQPVEYGQILMRVNPD, encoded by the coding sequence GTGCCATTGGATTTGAACGAACTCCGCGACCTTTTGACAGCCATCAGCCAAACAGACATCGCGGAACTGACGCTGAAAAGTGCTGATTTTGAATTGACCGTGCGGAGGGGGTTCCAGGGGCAGACTGGGGAAGCAACCAGTTCTATTTTGGAAGGGGCGCCCGCAGCGGTCGTTCCCCCTGCGGGGGGAGGCATGGGCGCGGCAACGAAGGGGGGGGCGGAAGTCCTGATGCCTCCTTCTGCACAATCCTCACCACCACCCACCAGCGATCGCCGTCTGAGCGAAATTGTGTCACCGATGGTTGGTACTTTCTACCGTTCACCGGCACCCGATGAGCCGCCGTTTGTGGAACTGGGCGATCGCATCCGCAAGGGTCAAACGGTTTGTATCATTGAAGCCATGAAACTAATGAATGAACTGGAGTCCGAAGTTGCGGGCGAAATTGTGGAGATTCTGGTTCAAAATGGTCAGCCTGTTGAATATGGCCAGATTTTGATGCGAGTCAACCCCGACTAA
- the efp gene encoding elongation factor P: protein MISSNDFRPGVSIELDGEVWRVRDFLHVKPGKGSAFVRTTLENVKSGKVLERTFRAGETVPQANLEKVTMQHTYKDGTDYVFMDMESYEESRLSAEQIGDRVKYLKEGMEINIVRWNDQIMGVELPNSVVLEVIQTDPGVKGDTATGGTKPAIVETGAQVMVPLFISIGERIKIDTRSDAYLGRE from the coding sequence ATGATCTCTAGTAATGATTTTCGACCCGGCGTCAGCATTGAGCTAGACGGAGAAGTCTGGCGGGTCAGGGATTTTCTGCATGTCAAGCCGGGGAAGGGGTCTGCATTTGTGCGCACCACGCTTGAAAACGTTAAGTCAGGTAAAGTTCTGGAGCGGACTTTTCGAGCAGGTGAAACGGTACCTCAGGCAAACCTGGAAAAAGTTACGATGCAGCACACTTACAAAGATGGTACTGATTATGTCTTTATGGATATGGAGTCCTATGAAGAATCGCGTCTGAGTGCAGAACAGATTGGCGATCGCGTCAAGTACCTTAAAGAAGGGATGGAGATCAATATTGTTCGTTGGAATGACCAGATTATGGGAGTTGAACTGCCGAACTCCGTGGTATTGGAAGTCATTCAGACAGATCCAGGGGTCAAGGGCGATACAGCGACAGGCGGCACAAAGCCGGCCATTGTTGAAACTGGAGCACAGGTCATGGTGCCTTTGTTTATTTCAATCGGTGAACGAATTAAGATTGACACCCGCTCAGATGCCTATTTAGGACGGGAATAG
- a CDS encoding DUF6812 domain-containing protein: MAVTPAREKHRVKIYTTDQWEIQGDISIPVGGYNARLSDFLNNDNTFIALTNAVVYGTDGKLLANESFLSVNKQAIKLVIEESSDSTEME, encoded by the coding sequence ATGGCAGTTACACCCGCAAGAGAAAAGCATCGGGTCAAAATTTACACCACGGATCAGTGGGAAATTCAGGGAGACATTTCAATTCCGGTTGGCGGCTACAACGCCCGCCTGTCAGACTTTCTCAACAATGACAACACTTTTATTGCCCTCACCAACGCAGTGGTCTATGGGACGGATGGCAAGTTGTTAGCCAATGAAAGCTTCCTGTCTGTGAATAAACAGGCTATTAAGCTGGTGATTGAGGAAAGTTCAGACAGCACTGAGATGGAATAG
- the aroF gene encoding 3-deoxy-7-phosphoheptulonate synthase, whose translation MLDAKLVSKSHSAHQTVVRLSEQVAIGGQDVVVIGGPCAVESLAQMEQVAATLSTSSVHALRGGVYKPRTSPYSFQGLGVEGLKVLAEVRDRYHLPVITEVMSIAQIEPVAAYADMLQIGSRNMQNFELLKALGTVHKPILLKRGLSATIEEFVMAAEYVMAHGNPNVVLCERGIRSFDNYTRNVLDLGAVVALRQITHLPVIVDPSHAAGKRELIPDLARAAIACGADGLIIECHPVPDQSVSDARQALSLEDMVDLVSSLQPVAAAVGRRLVKQEVGEALIAA comes from the coding sequence GTGTTGGACGCTAAATTAGTCAGTAAATCCCATTCTGCTCACCAGACGGTTGTCAGGCTTTCGGAGCAAGTGGCGATCGGTGGGCAGGATGTGGTTGTGATTGGTGGACCCTGTGCGGTTGAGAGTCTGGCTCAGATGGAACAGGTGGCTGCCACACTTTCAACCAGTTCAGTTCATGCCCTGCGGGGAGGTGTGTATAAGCCACGCACCTCCCCTTATTCGTTTCAGGGGCTGGGTGTGGAAGGGTTAAAGGTACTGGCGGAGGTCCGCGATCGCTACCATCTCCCGGTCATTACAGAGGTCATGTCGATCGCTCAGATTGAACCCGTAGCAGCATACGCGGATATGCTACAGATTGGCAGTCGCAATATGCAGAACTTTGAACTGTTGAAAGCGTTGGGGACTGTTCACAAACCAATTTTGTTGAAGCGGGGACTCTCGGCAACAATTGAAGAATTTGTCATGGCGGCAGAGTACGTGATGGCCCACGGCAATCCGAATGTGGTGCTCTGCGAACGGGGAATTCGCAGTTTCGACAACTATACCCGCAATGTGCTGGATCTGGGAGCTGTTGTTGCCCTGCGGCAGATTACCCATCTGCCGGTGATTGTGGACCCCAGCCATGCGGCTGGTAAGCGGGAGTTAATTCCTGACCTGGCGCGGGCTGCGATCGCCTGTGGTGCGGATGGTTTGATCATTGAATGCCATCCTGTTCCCGATCAGTCTGTTTCCGATGCCCGCCAGGCGCTTTCTCTGGAAGACATGGTTGATCTGGTAAGCAGCCTGCAACCTGTCGCGGCGGCAGTGGGCAGGCGGTTGGTGAAGCAGGAAGTTGGTGAAGCGTTGATAGCCGCCTGA